The sequence CATAGCTCGCTGACCTGGCTCTACGACAATGAGCAACGTTCCGACAGATTCAGCTGTACCTCTCGTCAAATGCTCGAATCCCGCCTCCATATCGAGAATCACCCACTCGTCACGCTCAACCATAAGGTGCCGCAAAAAAGAACGCAACAAGGCATTCTCAGGGCAATAGCATCCTCCAAGCGCTTCTTTCAGTTCACCCGTCACGATCAATCTCAGTCCCTGTATCCCAACAGAAAATCGTTCAACCAGATCGTCAACTTTCGGATTAAGCACAAAATACCCTCCCATACTTCCGGGTTTTGTTCCGGTCCGTTCCTCGACAAGCACCTTCTTTTCTATCAGCGGCTCAATCCGGCCTGAGGTTTCCTCATCATAGCCCAGAGCCTCGCCAAGATTGGCATTCGGATCCGCATCGATGGCAAGCACTCTTTTACCTTGACTGGCAAGTTCCCTGGCAAGAAGAGCACAAAGGGTTGTCTTGCCTACCCCAC comes from Prosthecochloris marina and encodes:
- a CDS encoding AAA family ATPase, whose translation is MKIAVTGKGGVGKTTLCALLARELASQGKRVLAIDADPNANLGEALGYDEETSGRIEPLIEKKVLVEERTGTKPGSMGGYFVLNPKVDDLVERFSVGIQGLRLIVTGELKEALGGCYCPENALLRSFLRHLMVERDEWVILDMEAGFEHLTRGTAESVGTLLIVVEPGQRAMNTAGKIASLAKQLHIRKVGYVINKVHSEGQEKRVADKLGNDAIWATIPFDFLALEADLSGSSPYDQCPEMLEKIRGLVRRLLSDAEE